tatgctCAAAAGGTTAATTTGATCGAATGggatgtttatttttaaatttttttgagatCTATGCGTGACAATTACTCAAAGGGGATTTCGTccaataatttcttaaaaaaacatCAACTTTAATTAACTTGTGagattatgattttctttttattaagaatgtGTCAACCCTAAAAAAAGTTTGTTATTCCTCAATAAAGATATCACatttaattccaaaaaaaaaatacctacACTTTTCGGAGAGAAAATATACTAATCCAACTATTTATTCTAGAGAAAACTTAATTGGTTGTAAAGTACATTTGTTGTCAAAGTAACTTATCGATTTAATAATTACTTGATAAAACCAGtggttttataatttaaatatgtatactaACTAACATAAACAGGTTAcataaaatgaatagaaaaactAATAAATGTATGATCAATCATTATCTAAATTTATTACTGACATAATAAAATAGATATTGTAAATTGTATAATATTAGTGAAatgtttcactttttttttcatgcacTATATTCATGACTGCGATGTATATTGGATAAGGATGAAAGAAATATGTGAGATTGAATCAAGATGGAGaaaatctaattattttaaaaaattaaacgatTTTTCATATTGTTTTGGCGAGGCGAGAAATAAAAAGTTGTAATTCATATActttcttcctctccttttatttttcttctaacaAACACAcctattcttattttttttttcacttattaatttgttctctttttacctatttctaatatattttaatcccCACAAAcaatcaaaaaaataatttatagtttcataaactctttaatttattctttttgcaCAATGTatccaaaaattattttctaaactaAGTTTACAATATAAATTCTTATgcaataacattaattaattaattcactcAAATTTACTAAAAGTTTCTCACAACGGTAACTTTCAATACTATATATACATACTCAAATTCACTCACCAGAATCtttcatgatatatatatatatgaagagaAAACGTTTAGCACATCTGTGTTATGACAGTAAAGTTTTGTATAGTGTTAACTGATAAAAATGATCTTTAGTAGATATGTTCCAGCAATTAAACGTTATTAAAGTGATGATAATGAAAGAGCAGTAACAAAATGTGTGAAATGGAGATTCGTAAGACATATGAGAAAGGTTTTGCATAAAAAGTATGGAGATGATGGAAAAGAAAATGGCATGCATAACACAAAATGTCAAATTGTGAATGATTGGTGTAGGGTAAGGTAAGAAACGCAATAGTGAAAAACTGAAAGGAAGGGACGAAGGGAGTGTCCCACAAAGAGGGCAACATCTTATATAACATGGCCTTCTTTTGCTATGTCTACCTCTTCCAACCCACTTTTCTCCCTCTATGTTTGATTAGATTGACATGACCCCTCTGACATAGGTGTGTCTCTGCATGGATTCCAATTTACAAAACGGTGTCGTCTTCCTCTCATTTTCCCACCCTCCTATTCCTAGTGGCTAGCTAATATATACCAATTCCATCATGCTAAAGCAAAAGTGGTGTTTGTGTGTTGTATCATTGTATGCTGTGTGTGAGATTTtgagtgtgtgtgagagagagataTTACATAGATAAAAAAGATCCAATATCTCCCCAAAGGAATATCACATGGGTGATAGATGTCCATGGAATGGACGGTTGATGTTTGATTCCTTTCAATCACACCCACCACCTCTAAccctaatattattattatattattttcattaccAACGCCAACAGGTTTTTGCACTTGGTGTTATATTCTAAGCCATTAAGTTTTGCTAGGGTTCCAATCAACCAATCTCGCCAaaaatgtgcacatctcaatcTATACATAGTACTCATTAAAAGCTTCTAAGATGCTAACAGATTAATCCTTTTTTATATCAAAAGTTAGTTCTTAGTTCCTACACATATCTATGTGTATATCTGCCAATCTTttcaagaatattttaatacttaagCGTGTTAAAAATGAAGTAGATATGTAAGTTAATTAAGAGGCATGGCATATAAGTACGTACTTAGTACTACTAATATGATTAGCATAGGTGGGGATGCATTACTCTGTGATTTAATTTTCTGTGGATGACTGAAgcactttttctctctcctccatTCCATGATGTGAGTGAGAGATAGCCAACAATATAGTACGCATGAACAGTGGTAGTGCATAGACCTAAGAGGGTGAGTTTCACACAGATACATCTTTCATTGGGAAGGAAAACTCTGAGTTAAGTTGCAGAGACACACGTTAACCCTGTGTGTAGCCTCTGTGTCTCCACCTGCATTTAACACACAGCACTGGTAGTGTTTGAGTTTAGGTGTGAGAAAGAGatagagatagagagagaaagagaatgaGATTAAGAAGCAACACTGTTGAGGCACAGAAGGAGGAAGGTAGACTACACATTCCCAAGGGAGGACTCTGAATCTGAATCTGATTCCACTACCTTTTACAGGCTATAGAGCCAAGAGCCCAAAAATCCCTATTGTTCTGACTGACTATCCATTTGGGTTCTTTGGAGTTTTCTACCAAAAAAGACTCAGATTTTTTAGCTTCATTTCCGGGAGTACTCTCTGGACAATTATATGCAGTGCTCTTTTTGAGAAAACAGTAAGGTGGGGACTAGGAACAACTGATCCAAGCCAAAGAGGTAGAGCTAGATATACAGCTAGTGGTATTACTGTTAATATTACATactatgtaaatataaataaatgcattATATATGTACCATGTGATTGGTTCTACAAAGAGAGAAACGAAAAGAGCTCTTCATTCCTTTCAAGGGTTTAACGCAGCTTACTTTGTAACTATGATAGGGTTTGGAGGGAACAGTTGCAGTGAGCTTTCTGAGATGGACATGATGAACATGGAAACTAATAGGAAGTTTCTTTCTCTGCCTCTTAGTAACAATTCTGGTGCTCAAATGCGCACTGATAGAAGAGTACCTGTCGCTACCAACAGCATCGCTCAGGATCATCACTACACCCACCACAACCCCACCGACACTTGCAGTGTGAGGGATAAAATCATGGCACATCCTCTTTTTCCTCGTCTCTTGTCGTCTTACCTCAATTGCCTAAAGGTGATCAATTCTAAATTCTTCTCACTTGCTACATATTCACACAAATACACACATCTTTCCCTTTCTTCCCAACACAAGCTGTCCATATATGTATATGATCATGCACTCTTTAACTTGGAAACTAAAACTGCACTAACATCTTCTCTTTCACGGGTTTTATGAGGATCCAAACCTTCTgttgtggtttttcatttcgagattcttttttcttttttgttttcatgtgtTGCTTGTTTTGATGGCATGAGTGGAGTGCTTACAGGTTGGAGCACCTCCTGAAGTGGTGGCTAGCTTAGAAGAGTCATGTGCCAAATGTGAATCAATCAATGCATCATCAGGAAGGACAGGAAGTGGTTCTATAGGTGAAGATCCAGCCCTGGACCAGTTCATGGAGGCCTACTGTGAGATGCTCATTAAGTATGAGCAAGAGCTTACGAAACCCTTTAAAGAAACCATGCTTTTTTTCTCAAGAATTGAGTGTCAGCTCAAAGCCCTAGCAGTTTCATCAGATTTTGGTGATTACCTTAATTCATTATCTGTTCCTACAAATCTGTCAGTACTGTAGAGCAATTATGGACGTTTTCTTGGTTGGGGAAGTGGGTGCTGGTGAGCTACCCAGATAGCGTGTCAGAGTGAGAGaagataattaatttcttttccgTCTTTTCTTAGTACTCGTGTACTTATAATGGTGTGAGGGTCTTGATGTTGGAAGCCAACCTTATTGGTTTAGTTTTATGCTTCACCTTCCTATCAAATTGTCATAGTCTTTCCAGAAGTATATGGTTAACTTCTACGGGACCACAACACCTCATCCTTGTACCCAGAAAACCATGCTCGTGTGGTCTATgtagaaaaaagagagaaaattgaattatttaaagaaGCCACGGATCTTTGTTTTTCTATGAAATGACTAGAAATCAAATCTGAGGACAGGTTTTAGTCAGAGTCTACATTAGTAGTGATAAATCATGGTTTAGCTTGCTATCCTCTCAGACTAGTGGTAGTTTTTTGTGTCTCAGAATTTTTAAACCCAGAACTAGTTACTGGTCATAATTCTGATCTTCCCCAGCCATGTTTTCAAAGCTCAATGTTGgtattaaatatcaatattagtTGGTTGGGTAATTATAACCACACAGATGATGGTGCAAGTATAATaccaaaaaaaagaaaggaaaaccACACATGCGTCTactagataaatattttttcagtaAGACTGATGTGATAccaaaaattattcttttatcataTATTATCTTGCGAATTAGATGAAGAGAGTAGTTAGTCAAATGACCTTTCTCATCACAAATAGTGATTAGTTAAAAAAGAACTTGAGTTAAAACCTTTTACATTGTTTTTAAGATTGTTATGAAGAATGGGTCCAAGGTGTTTGAATTAGGTCAAAAAGTTTGAAAACGATTATGAGTCAAAATTACTGCTTGAGGGGAAATCAAGAAAAATGAGACtttgttttattattctaaTGATGAAAAGTTTATTCGAAACCCCAAGCTGCTTAATTAAACCCATTGATTGATAATCTTGAAGGGTTTCAGGGTTTTTTTTAAAgggatttttctttttggttctTGGGGCCTTAGTGTTCCTTATTATTTCACACATACTCAGTGAGTTGTCACCTCTTCTTTCTTCTGATTAATTCCTCTCCTCATTTAGATGCATGGCTTTCTCTTTCAAAGTCCCTTTAAAAACTTAGTAGAAAAAGGAAACTCCTTGTCTTATCTGCTGTGGCCATATGTTTCTTTGTCAATTAAGTTGTTCCTTCTGTAGATTAATTCTGAAAAATCACTGTAAATATTAAGCTTTCatgattatttttgttatttccCTCCTTGGTATGATATATAGTGATGAATGAAAGGGTTACATATTTAGTTATTGGTGAAAACcatatttcttatatattataacttgTTTGAGTAAAGGTTGTATGTACTATGAGGTATTCTATGATATGCAGTTAAGCTGTATGCATGGTGAGACCATTAAGCACTGATCAAAAGTTCAGTTGTTTTCTATGAAAGTTTCTCCTATTTAGTAATATAATTAGTGTGCATTAGAGAAAATATTGTTAATCAAACTTAGTTCTGAGCATGTTTTTATCACTTCTTAGGTAATGCTTGTAGTACTGTATaattcagaaaaagaaaagatataggTTTATTTTGTCCTCCTATGATATTATTCTACTATTGCTCCTAATACTT
This window of the Vigna angularis cultivar LongXiaoDou No.4 chromosome 7, ASM1680809v1, whole genome shotgun sequence genome carries:
- the LOC108337179 gene encoding homeobox protein SBH1 isoform X1 — its product is MIGFGGNSCSELSEMDMMNMETNRKFLSLPLSNNSGAQMRTDRRVPVATNSIAQDHHYTHHNPTDTCSVRDKIMAHPLFPRLLSSYLNCLKVGAPPEVVASLEESCAKCESINASSGRTGSGSIGEDPALDQFMEAYCEMLIKYEQELTKPFKETMLFFSRIECQLKALAVSSDFGQSESSSQNEVDVHENNLDTQAEDRELKVQLLRKYSGYLGSLKKEFLKKKKNGKLPKEARQQLLDWWNRHYKWPYPSESQKQALAESTGLDLKQINNWFINQRKRHWKPSEDMQFAVMDATNYYMENVMCKPFPMDGMPMLL
- the LOC108337179 gene encoding homeobox protein SBH1 isoform X2, with translation MDMMNMETNRKFLSLPLSNNSGAQMRTDRRVPVATNSIAQDHHYTHHNPTDTCSVRDKIMAHPLFPRLLSSYLNCLKVGAPPEVVASLEESCAKCESINASSGRTGSGSIGEDPALDQFMEAYCEMLIKYEQELTKPFKETMLFFSRIECQLKALAVSSDFGQSESSSQNEVDVHENNLDTQAEDRELKVQLLRKYSGYLGSLKKEFLKKKKNGKLPKEARQQLLDWWNRHYKWPYPSESQKQALAESTGLDLKQINNWFINQRKRHWKPSEDMQFAVMDATNYYMENVMCKPFPMDGMPMLL